TTAGAGGCTTTACCTCCTTCTTTACAAGATGAAATCTCTCGTTCCATGCAGGATACTCAAACTAATACCGGAATTCAGTTTACGGTAGCGACTAATTATGGGGGACGACAAGAAATTATTCAATGTTGTCAGGCGATCGCCACTCAGGTTAAACAAGGTTTAATTAATATTGAAGACATTGATGAATCAGTGTTTGAGGGTTATTTGTATACTACAGGTATTCCTCATCCTGACTTATTAATTCGTACCAGTGGAGAAATGCGGCTCAGTAATTTTTTATTATGGCAATTAGCTTATGCTGAAATTTATGTGACCCAAACTCTTTGGCCAGATTTTAATAGGGAAGAATTTCACCAAGCATTGTTAGCTTATCAACAGCGAGAACGACGCTTCGGTAAAATTTAGCAACATTTCCTTTGGTGAAACGGTCAACTCTGGTTTATAGTAGCGGCAAGTGTTATCTTTTTAAATCGTCATGTTGACTTCTCGCAAGGATCAGAAAAACACCGTAAATGTCACTAAATATCTACCCCAACTCTCGGAAGCTAAACAATTAGAAGCCGAACAAAAGAAAAATGTTCTAATTCTTGTTGAGAACCTAATGGAGCGCGAAGAAGCCACATTTAAGATGATTATTGATTGTCTTTATGATGTTGGTTCCGTTAACTATATTAATAAAAAATTTAAAGTTCGTCCGGTTAATCGCATCATGCGATTGATCGCTCGTTTGTCTAAATCAGGGTTTCGGACTATTGCTTTTTATTGGGTTAAAAAAAATTCTCCTAAGATAATTGTCGATTGGCTGTTATCTAAAGTTAAATTTTAACAAGCAGGAGTTGCCGTAGGGGCGGGTTTTTGACAATGTTAGATAAACTGATTTATGTAAAAAAAACTCCGGCGGGTTTATCTAGTTTTTTTGTGAGAATCATGGATTTATGTAAAAAACCCAGGGCGGGTTAAGAAAAACCCGCCCCTACTACACATATTATGTAATTAATTTTGTCTACTTACTTACTAATTCATAATTCATAATTCATAATTCATAATTCATAATTCATAATTCATAATTCATAATTCATAATTCATAATTCATAATTTATATGTATCAACAAGGAAATCTCATTCAAATAGATATTACTGATCTTAGTAATACGGGGGATGGAGTCGGACGTTTTGAAGGACGAGCCATTTTTGTACCGGATACGGTAACAGGCGATCGCGTTTTGGTGCGTCTACTTCATCTGAAACGTCAATATGCTCACGGGAAATTACATCAATTATTGATTCCTTCTCCCCATCGTCTGCGTCCTAGTTGTATCGTGGCTGATAAGTGTGGAGGATGTCAATGGCAACATATTGATCACAGTTATCAACTAACAATAAAACAACATCATGTCACAGAAGCTTTAGAACATATCGGAGGGTTTATTAATCCTCCTGTTGCCCCTATTATATCTTCTCGTGATGAACTTAACTATCGCAATAAAGCAACTTATCCTTTGGGTTTGTCATCTACCGGAATGGTTCAAACAGGTTATTATCGTCGTCAAAGTCATCAATTAGTTAATATTAATCAATGTCCTATACAAGATAATCGCCTTAATCCTTTATTAGCAGAAATTAAAGGAGATATTCAACAACAAGGCTGGACAATTTATAATGAAACTAAGCATTCTGGACAATTACGCCATCTTTCTCTACGCATTGGACGGCGAACCGGAGAAATGTTATTAACTTTAGTTAGTACAGAAAAAACACTCAAAAATCTAACTCAACAAGCTCAAATATGGTTAGAACGGTATACAAATTTAGTCGGAGTTGCCCTTAATTATCATCCTGAGCGAGGTAATGTCATTTTTGGAGAAGAAACCCTTAATATTGCCGGCCGACCCTATTTAAGAGAGAATTTCGCGGGTCTGGAATTACATTTACGGGGTGATACCTTTTTTCAAGTTAATACAGAAGCAGCAGAAGCTTTATTAAATGGGTTGTTAGCAAGACTCGAATTAACAGGAAAAGAACGGTTAGTGGATGCTTATTGTGGTATTGGAACTTTTAGTTTACCTTTTGCGTCACAGGTCGCAGAGGTTCTGGGGATTGAAATTAACCCTAATTCCATCATCCAAGCTCAAGAGAATGCTCAAATTAATGGGATTAAAAATGTCACTTTTAGACAAGGCAGGGTAGAAACTATTTTACCTCAACTTCCATGGCATCCCGATGTAGTCATTCTTGATCCTCCCCGTAAAGGTTGCGATCGCAAGGTGATTGATACCCTGAGAAACCTTCAACCTACTTACTTAGTGTATATCAGTTGTCAGCCAGCCACCTTAGCACGGGATCTCCAACGACTCTGTAAAGATGGAATTTACCAACTTTTATGGGTACAACCTGCAGATTTCTTTCCTCAAACCGCTCATGTTGAATGTTTAGCCATTCTTAGACATTTAGACATAAATGTGTTATTATAAATAATAGTTGTTTTGACAGGTTTAATTTTTTTTACGCTCATTTTGTCCCAACAAATCAGCATAGCTTAGTTTACTCTAAAAGTCAATTAATCTAAAGATTCAATTAAATGTGGCTTATGAATTTTTTAAGAATCAATCAGACTGAATAATTGCGAAATATATTGTATCCTAATGAGTTCAATGATGAAAAGTCATAGCAAAAAATGATGAATCAAGATCAACGAAAGCAAAAATTTAATTTATTTCTTTTTTTTTATAGTAATCATCAAGCAATATTTATGACCTCTTAAAAATCGTCAAATAAAGAATTTAGCGAGGTCTAGCTGTGCGATGGCTGGCTAAAAAATGAATTTTCATTCCTATTAAACGATTAGTATTAGAGGTAAACCACGTGATTTCTATTTCACTGCCTCCTACGAGAAGAAGCTGGAGTACAATGAGCTTCACTTCCACCCTTTATTTATGTCCTGTACTTGATTTACTGTTAGCAAAGATCCCTTCATATTTAAAGCCAGAAATCAGGTTAGGATTACAAGAAGCTTTAGTTAATGCGGCCAAACATGGTAACAAACTTGATCCAACTAAGTCAATTGTGGTGAAGTTTTCTGTTACTAAAGAGGGATATTCTTGGCTTATTTCTGATGAAGGGGCAGGATTTCCTGAATCCTGTAATTGTAAAGATTGTCCCCCTCATGACTTACCCCCTGAAGAATCTGAACATGGTAGGGGTTTGTGCTTGTTACATGAAATTTTTGATCAAGTCCATTGGGAAAAACAAGGGGCCCAATTAAGACTTTGTAAACAAGTCAAGAAAAACAAGCAGAAACAGGCGTTATTCGCTTGATTTCCCTCAGCCTAAAGGCTGAGGCTATATGGACGAAGCCCGCGAAGGCGGGCTTCGTTTTGATAGCTGCACCTTTAAAGGTGTCAGCGTTTAATGCTGTTTAGTTGAATTACCGTGTCCTGGACAAGGAAGAGGAGAGATAGAACGGTCTAACCAACCTGTAGCCTGATGGAGATGAGGGAGAGCTTCTTGAGGTTGTTCCTTAAGTAAAAATACTAACGCAGCCGCTAATTGTTGTTGCGCTTGTGCTTGGCGATCGCCTTTAAGACTGTGCCACTGATTGGGAGTAATAGTTAGCTTTTCGGCCAAAGCTTGAGCTAAAGCGAGGGGAGTAGCCGATTGTAACTGGTCGGTATTAGATACAGATGAGGTGTTCAACATAGGAGGTAAGATAAAGTGCAAAATCAAACCTTCCTAAATCTACTCAAAGTTGAGCAAACTTAAGTCAGGTATAGTATTACCAGTGAAGATGAAGGTGATAGATGTGCAAAGTACGATTAGAAAATAATCGTACGCCTTGGATTAATTGTTAGTTAGCTTTGGTGAGTTAGGTTGAATAGCTAGATCTAAATTATAGCACAAATAGAAGCGAGGGCTTTTAATATTTTTGTGTGGAACCTGCGTCTGCACCTTGTAAGTCTCGTCCCCGTTTGAACTTCCTTGATTTACGTCAATGACTTTTGTGTAATACTGATTGATGGGGAATAAATAACAACAATTGCCGTCAAAATGTCTCAATCCGAGCCAAATCACCCACCCAGTCAAAATGAGGAATTTGACCATACCCTCAGAGAACTAGAGCGATCGTTAATTGCTCTAAAAACCCGCTACAAAGAAATTCAAGAAGCACAGAAACGTCAAGGCGAACTTGAGCAAAGCTTACAAGACAAACAAGCCACCTATCCCGAATTAGAGCGAGAATTACAAAATATTCAAGATGAATTACAACAATTATCTCTAACATTAGAAAGTAATTTACTCTCGGATGGAGACGTGAAAACTTTATTTTGGGAAGGGGTAAGACGAGGATTATTAGGGGAAATGTTTTGGCAAATTATCCGATTTGGTGGCTTAGGAGTGCTTATCGGCTGGTTATTGAAAACGTGGGCTAATTAGTAAATCAAATGGCTAAATTACCTTCTTTTAACAATCCAAGCTTATTAGACTGTGCCTTGACTCATCGTTCCTATGTCAATGAACACCGAGGGGCCATAGAACATAACGAACGCCTAGAATTCTTAGGAGATGCCGTCTTAGGGTTTGTGGTAGGAGAACTTTTGTATCGGCGTTATCCCGAATTAAGCGAAGCGCAATTAACCCGTTTACGCTCTAGATTAGTCGATGAACCCCAATTAGCCAAATTTGCGGCTCAATTAGGCATTGGGGAGATTATGCACTTAGGACAGGGGGCCATTAAAGATCGGGGACGAGAAAACCCGTCTTTGCTCAGTGATACCTTTGAGGCTATGGTGGGTGCTTATTTTCTTGATTCAGGGATGGAAGCAGTACAGGAATTTGTGCGATCGCTGTTTGAAGACGCAATTAATGATTTAGTTATGCCTGAGTCGAGAGTGGTGTCTGTAACTATTATTGATGTGAAAAACCGTCTACAACAATGGGCCTTAGCCACTCATCAAGAAGTCCCAGAATACTTTTTAATCGGAGAATCAGGACCAGATCACGGTAAAGAATTTACTTTTGGAGTACGCATTAAAGGTCAAGTTTATGGCATAGGAAAAGGCAGACGTAAACAAGATGCCACCAAAATAGCGGCCGAAAATGCCCTCAAACAGTTGGGAGAATTTGTCTGAGAAACGTTAAATTTAAAATAACCAATTGACATCAAGAATTTAAAGGGTATTCATGGCGGATCAATTAATACGGGCCACCGCAGCAGAGGGCGGAATTAGGGCCGTGGGCATTATTTCCACTCGACTGACAGAAGAAGCTAGACAAAGACATAAACTTTCCTATGTCGCTACTGCTGCATTAGGTAGGGCCATGACTTCAGGGTTATTACTCGCTTCTAACATGAAACGAGAAGACTCTCGCGTTAATCTTCGCATTAAAGGCAATGGCCCTCTGGGAGGGTTATTAGTCGATGCGGGGTTAGATGGCACTGTACGGGGTTATGTAGCCCATCCTGATGTGGAATTACCCCCTAATGCTAAGGGTAAACTGGATGTGGGTGGGGCTATTGGTAATGAAGGCTTTCTTTATGTGGTACGAGATGTGGGTTATGGTTATCCCTATTCGAGTACGGTTGAGTTGGTTTCAGGGGAAGTGGGGGAGGATGTGGCCCATTATTTAGCTACTTCTGAACAAACTCCTTCTGCTTTATTGGTGGGGGTATTTGTGGGGGCGCAAGGAGTAACGGCTGCAGGTGGTTTATTATTACAAGTAATGCCCAAAGCTTCTAGAGATGAGGAATTAGTGGCGACTTTAGAATCTCGTGTGGGTGCGCTTTCTGGTTTTACTCCTTTGTTACAAGCGGGCAAAACTTTACCGGAGATTTTTGAGGAATTATTGGGAGATTTAGGATTAGTTATTTTCCCTGAAGTTCAGATGTTACGTTTTGATTGTCGTTGCTCGTTTAGTCGGGTTTTAGGGGCGTTAAAACTGCTCGGAGAAGCTGAGTTACAAGATATGATTGAGAAGGATGATGGGGCGCAAGCGACTTGCGAATTCTGTGGGGAAGTTTATCAAGCCAGTAGTGATCATTTGACTCAATTAATTGACGATTTACGCACTGAATCTGTTTAATAAACATAGCACTATCCCACCCACACCCTGCCAAGGGTGGGGTTAACTGTACAAAGCCTGTCTACACAGGCTAATGTTAATAAAAGTCCGCGCTCGTCGGGCTTTGTTTGTATAGCCACAGGCTTTAGCCTGTCGGCGTTTAGGACTAAGTTGACACTAATAAACGGCCGTTGACCCCTACGTATAATAAAACAGGGGCGGGTTTATTTTATTTTTTGTCAGCATCATGAAATTTTGTCAAAAACCCAGGGCGGGTTTATTTTATTTTTGTCAGCATCATGAAATTTTGTCAAAAACCCGCCCCTACAAAGTGATTTTATTTTCTAATTTTTTGAGTTTACTATTACCAATTCCTTTGACTCTTGTTAAATCTTGTAAGGAGGTAAATGATTTTTCTTGACGTGCTTCAATAATTCTTTGGGCTAGTTTTTCTCCAATTCCAGGTAAGGTCATTAATTGTTCTAAACTAGCAGTATTGACGTTAACTAATTCTTGAGATTTTTCAACTGATACTGGTGCTGAAACCTCCGAACATTTTTCTTGTTCTTGTTTAATTTTTTTGTTAACAAAATCAGGAATACCTAAGATAGCATCCTGATATAATCGCTTAAATTCTCGCAAATAATGAGCAGTGATTGTTGGATTTTTGATAATTAATAAAGTTTCATCGTTTTGAGTATTAGCTGAATTTGACCAATTATGAGAACCTGTAATAATTATATTATCATCAATTATACCAAATTTATGATGCAGTTTATCCCCATCTGGAATATTAGGAATTCCTACCGTATTAATTGCTTTTTGCCAGGGTTTATTATCTAATTCGTATTTACATTTATTGCTTAAAGCTACTCCTAATAAATCTAATGCTTCACTATAATTACGATAAGCAAATTGAGGATCGATCAAGGCTTTTATAGAAACTCCTTGATTGTTTTTTTCTTCAAGAATATTAGCTAATTTTTGCTCACTAAAAACAAATAAGGCTAAGTTAATTGAATTTTTTGCTTGATTTAACGTATTGCCAATCAGTCCATTACTGGTTATTTCCCAATTATTAGTTGCAGAATTAGGAGAAAATTTTACCGTCATTTTTGAGTCGCCAATGGTTAAAGTTTTAGGCGATCGCTGAAGTTTATTGATGCCAAATTTACTGTCTTTTTCGCCTCCGACTCCATCTCCCCACATCTGGTTAAATTCTTTGGTAAAAATATCAGCAAGTGGGGCAGAATTAATTGTTAATAAATTATTAGCATTGCCTCTCGTTTCTGGATTATCAAAATCTCCATGAACATCACTCATGGTAAAGTTAGGTGAACCTGTAATCACTTTTTTTTGATCAATTACCATGAATTTATGGTGCATTAATCCTGTTCCTTTAGAACCATCTTCTGTATCATCAATAATGTTTATTTTTCCCTGTTTTAAAATAAATATAGCATCTCTATCACTAAGTTCTTGTGAGCTTAATTTACCATCTTTATTAACATCAATAAAAGCGAAATAACTCTCATATCTTTCTGCTTCTCTTTCTTCTAAATTATCAAGTTCTGTAGTAGTTAATTGACGAATAGGACTATTATAAGTATTTTCTAAAATTAGTCTAATTTTAACTCCTTCATCTGTCTTTTTAACGATAGCTTTAGCCAAATTTGGCAGACGTAATTCTTGAACAGCTATATCAATCATTGAAGTAGCAGAATTCACATTATCAATGAGAATTTGTTCTAAATTATCACCCCCACGTTTCATCGAGCGATAAGGTTCCGTATAATCAGCCCCTTTTGCCTGATTATGATTAAAATAAACTTGAATAAACGAATCTTGTTCTAATGGGTTGGGACGTTCAATTTGTGCTTGAGTATGACAAGCATTCACACTCCATAATCCCATTAATAATAATACAAAATATATCCACTTTGACCAAGGTTTTCTCATACAATATTCCTCAATACTTGAACTAATTAATTTTTCAGAGGTTAGGATTAGAGAAATTAGATTATTTGACTATTTGAGCTATAATTGTGAGATACTAAAATGATATTTACATCTAGCAAAATTGTCTTGAGATGTAAATATCATTACCTTCATAATACACTATGGACTTACTGCGATCGCTCCCCATTGGACTATATTTAGAAAAACCGATTACCTGGCTACATCAACTCGATCCGAGAGTTAAATTAGTTTGGCTAATGACCTTTCTGCTTGCCCCTCTTTTATCTAATCCTATCTGGCGATTATTTTTAGTTGGTTTGTTAATATTCTTAACATTCGCAGCTAAAATTCCTTTACGAGTTTGGAAGCAGCAAATGGGATGGTTATTAACTTTATGTGTCCTAGTATTTATTATTACTACTTTAACTCCCGATGGTTTAGGGATAACTTCTCAACCTCGTCTACCAGAAACGGAATTTTCTTTACCACAACCCAATAATTATCAATATGTTTTAGTAGATAAGGGTCGATTGTTTATTACCCGTCGTTCCTTAGACTTAGGCGTAAGAGTTAGCACCTTAATCTTCGTTCTTATTTATAGCACAAATCTCTATTTATTAACAACTGCTCCTGAAGAAATTACGGCAGGTTTAGAAGAATTATCGGAACCTTTACGTCGGTTAAAAATTCCGATTACGGAAATTATGTTAACTTTAACTCTTTCCTTAAGATTTATTCCTTTAGTCTTGGAGGAAATACAAAATTTAGCTCGTTCAATTCGTACTAGGGCAATTAATTGGCAAAAATTAGGAATTAAAAGAAGTTTACAAGTATGCTTAGTAGTGGTAGAAAAATTATTAGAGAATCTGTTAATGAGGGCTGAAGAAATCGCCATAGCAATGGAAGTTAGAGGGTTTACAACTCCTAACGAACATCGGGTACAATGGCATCAATTACGATTAATTAGATGGGATTGGATTGCATTAGGAATGTTAATTCCTTTTTGGTGTGCTAGATTCTTTCTTGGTGGAATGTAAAAATAATTAATCAAATTGTAGGTTGGGTTGAGGTACGAAACCCAACAAACCCTAATCTAATCCACGTGCATTACATGAAACAGTCCATTAG
The genomic region above belongs to Aphanothece sacrum FPU1 and contains:
- a CDS encoding isoprenyl transferase, producing MTVKPIVLDILPTDLDHARLPKHIAVIMDGNGRWAKRRGLPRIMGHQRGVDTLKDLLRCCRDWGIPALTAYAFSTENWGRPLEEVEFLMTLFERVLRRELREMMEENVRIRFVGNLEALPPSLQDEISRSMQDTQTNTGIQFTVATNYGGRQEIIQCCQAIATQVKQGLINIEDIDESVFEGYLYTTGIPHPDLLIRTSGEMRLSNFLLWQLAYAEIYVTQTLWPDFNREEFHQALLAYQQRERRFGKI
- the rlmD gene encoding 23S rRNA (uracil(1939)-C(5))-methyltransferase RlmD, with the protein product MYQQGNLIQIDITDLSNTGDGVGRFEGRAIFVPDTVTGDRVLVRLLHLKRQYAHGKLHQLLIPSPHRLRPSCIVADKCGGCQWQHIDHSYQLTIKQHHVTEALEHIGGFINPPVAPIISSRDELNYRNKATYPLGLSSTGMVQTGYYRRQSHQLVNINQCPIQDNRLNPLLAEIKGDIQQQGWTIYNETKHSGQLRHLSLRIGRRTGEMLLTLVSTEKTLKNLTQQAQIWLERYTNLVGVALNYHPERGNVIFGEETLNIAGRPYLRENFAGLELHLRGDTFFQVNTEAAEALLNGLLARLELTGKERLVDAYCGIGTFSLPFASQVAEVLGIEINPNSIIQAQENAQINGIKNVTFRQGRVETILPQLPWHPDVVILDPPRKGCDRKVIDTLRNLQPTYLVYISCQPATLARDLQRLCKDGIYQLLWVQPADFFPQTAHVECLAILRHLDINVLL
- a CDS encoding ATP-binding protein, which codes for MISISLPPTRRSWSTMSFTSTLYLCPVLDLLLAKIPSYLKPEIRLGLQEALVNAAKHGNKLDPTKSIVVKFSVTKEGYSWLISDEGAGFPESCNCKDCPPHDLPPEESEHGRGLCLLHEIFDQVHWEKQGAQLRLCKQVKKNKQKQALFA
- a CDS encoding DUF6439 family protein — translated: MLNTSSVSNTDQLQSATPLALAQALAEKLTITPNQWHSLKGDRQAQAQQQLAAALVFLLKEQPQEALPHLHQATGWLDRSISPLPCPGHGNSTKQH
- the rnc gene encoding ribonuclease III, whose translation is MAKLPSFNNPSLLDCALTHRSYVNEHRGAIEHNERLEFLGDAVLGFVVGELLYRRYPELSEAQLTRLRSRLVDEPQLAKFAAQLGIGEIMHLGQGAIKDRGRENPSLLSDTFEAMVGAYFLDSGMEAVQEFVRSLFEDAINDLVMPESRVVSVTIIDVKNRLQQWALATHQEVPEYFLIGESGPDHGKEFTFGVRIKGQVYGIGKGRRKQDATKIAAENALKQLGEFV
- the hslO gene encoding Hsp33 family molecular chaperone HslO encodes the protein MADQLIRATAAEGGIRAVGIISTRLTEEARQRHKLSYVATAALGRAMTSGLLLASNMKREDSRVNLRIKGNGPLGGLLVDAGLDGTVRGYVAHPDVELPPNAKGKLDVGGAIGNEGFLYVVRDVGYGYPYSSTVELVSGEVGEDVAHYLATSEQTPSALLVGVFVGAQGVTAAGGLLLQVMPKASRDEELVATLESRVGALSGFTPLLQAGKTLPEIFEELLGDLGLVIFPEVQMLRFDCRCSFSRVLGALKLLGEAELQDMIEKDDGAQATCEFCGEVYQASSDHLTQLIDDLRTESV
- a CDS encoding DUF655 domain-containing protein, with protein sequence MRKPWSKWIYFVLLLMGLWSVNACHTQAQIERPNPLEQDSFIQVYFNHNQAKGADYTEPYRSMKRGGDNLEQILIDNVNSATSMIDIAVQELRLPNLAKAIVKKTDEGVKIRLILENTYNSPIRQLTTTELDNLEEREAERYESYFAFIDVNKDGKLSSQELSDRDAIFILKQGKINIIDDTEDGSKGTGLMHHKFMVIDQKKVITGSPNFTMSDVHGDFDNPETRGNANNLLTINSAPLADIFTKEFNQMWGDGVGGEKDSKFGINKLQRSPKTLTIGDSKMTVKFSPNSATNNWEITSNGLIGNTLNQAKNSINLALFVFSEQKLANILEEKNNQGVSIKALIDPQFAYRNYSEALDLLGVALSNKCKYELDNKPWQKAINTVGIPNIPDGDKLHHKFGIIDDNIIITGSHNWSNSANTQNDETLLIIKNPTITAHYLREFKRLYQDAILGIPDFVNKKIKQEQEKCSEVSAPVSVEKSQELVNVNTASLEQLMTLPGIGEKLAQRIIEARQEKSFTSLQDLTRVKGIGNSKLKKLENKITL
- a CDS encoding energy-coupling factor transporter transmembrane component T family protein codes for the protein MDLLRSLPIGLYLEKPITWLHQLDPRVKLVWLMTFLLAPLLSNPIWRLFLVGLLIFLTFAAKIPLRVWKQQMGWLLTLCVLVFIITTLTPDGLGITSQPRLPETEFSLPQPNNYQYVLVDKGRLFITRRSLDLGVRVSTLIFVLIYSTNLYLLTTAPEEITAGLEELSEPLRRLKIPITEIMLTLTLSLRFIPLVLEEIQNLARSIRTRAINWQKLGIKRSLQVCLVVVEKLLENLLMRAEEIAIAMEVRGFTTPNEHRVQWHQLRLIRWDWIALGMLIPFWCARFFLGGM